One genomic window of Haloferax mediterranei ATCC 33500 includes the following:
- a CDS encoding YkgJ family cysteine cluster protein, with protein sequence MNLEAELARARDLDVSELADAIESIGFECTRCGACCKGYETDDGPEPHTATVFPDEVRGLQEGADENYDWRDVARPMPYGLTDGDDGLEGETFEWALQTSACGDCRFYEEDETGQGACQVHDNRPLICETYPFSVDLGGTSQPMGEAVDEEGIVRAHECEGLGRDISREDAEELARALKERAVRELEEARAVADAYEPVETDAGEVVVHDSEGAKHPDGTSIPE encoded by the coding sequence ATGAACCTCGAAGCCGAACTCGCCCGCGCCCGTGACCTCGACGTGTCGGAGTTGGCCGACGCCATCGAGTCCATCGGCTTCGAATGCACACGCTGCGGTGCCTGCTGTAAGGGGTACGAGACCGACGACGGCCCCGAGCCACATACGGCGACCGTCTTCCCCGACGAGGTTCGAGGCCTGCAGGAAGGGGCCGACGAGAACTACGACTGGCGCGACGTGGCCAGACCGATGCCGTACGGACTCACCGATGGCGACGACGGTCTCGAAGGCGAGACGTTCGAGTGGGCGCTCCAGACGAGTGCCTGCGGCGACTGCCGATTCTACGAAGAGGACGAAACCGGACAGGGGGCCTGTCAGGTCCACGACAACCGGCCGCTTATCTGCGAGACGTATCCCTTCAGCGTCGACCTCGGCGGCACGAGCCAACCCATGGGTGAAGCCGTCGATGAAGAAGGAATCGTCCGGGCACACGAGTGCGAGGGACTCGGTCGAGACATCTCCCGGGAAGACGCGGAGGAGCTGGCGCGAGCGCTCAAAGAGCGGGCGGTTCGCGAGTTAGAAGAAGCACGCGCCGTCGCCGACGCCTACGAACCGGTCGAAACGGATGCGGGAGAGGTCGTCGTCCACGACTCAGAAGGGGCGAAACACCCCGACGGAACGTCGATTCCGGAGTGA
- a CDS encoding MBL fold metallo-hydrolase, with protein MHITCVSVPVSTRAPTGATNAYLVSDESRQSDGLLVDPATRTPELDSLVESGVTHIAVTHTHPDHVGAVADYAHETGATVWCRRGYERLFAEATGVSPDRTFVEGTTIPVGAGVEVLDTPGHARDHVGFVVGDDCLCGDLAVAEGSVVVGAPEGDVRAYLVALRRLHARNPGRLLPGHGPEVEDSRTTLARLVAHRNSREEKVLDAIRAGNETPNAVTDAAYDKDITSVRDLARATVVAHIEKLAAERRVRWDPVEGRVTPA; from the coding sequence ATGCACATCACGTGCGTCTCGGTACCCGTCTCGACCCGCGCGCCGACCGGCGCGACGAACGCCTATCTCGTATCCGACGAGAGTCGGCAGTCCGACGGACTCCTCGTCGACCCCGCCACTCGAACCCCTGAACTCGACTCGCTGGTCGAATCCGGCGTGACGCACATCGCCGTCACGCACACCCACCCTGACCACGTGGGCGCTGTCGCCGACTACGCCCACGAGACCGGCGCGACCGTCTGGTGCCGTCGCGGCTACGAACGTCTCTTCGCCGAAGCGACCGGCGTCTCCCCGGACAGAACCTTCGTCGAGGGGACGACCATCCCCGTCGGCGCGGGCGTCGAAGTCCTCGATACGCCGGGCCACGCCCGCGACCACGTGGGCTTCGTCGTCGGTGACGACTGCCTCTGTGGAGACCTCGCGGTCGCCGAGGGGAGCGTCGTCGTCGGTGCACCGGAAGGCGACGTGCGGGCGTACCTCGTCGCGCTCAGGCGGCTCCACGCCCGGAACCCGGGCAGGCTGCTGCCCGGTCATGGTCCCGAAGTCGAAGATTCGCGCACGACACTCGCCCGACTCGTCGCGCACCGAAACAGCCGCGAGGAGAAGGTTCTCGACGCGATACGGGCGGGCAACGAGACACCCAACGCCGTGACCGACGCCGCGTACGACAAGGACATTACCAGTGTGCGCGACCTCGCTCGTGCGACGGTCGTCGCCCACATCGAAAAACTCGCCGCCGAGCGTCGCGTCCGGTGGGACCCGGTCGAGGGGCGAGTTACCCCCGCGTAG
- a CDS encoding winged helix-turn-helix domain-containing protein, whose product MSTTTAEPDTEDLLSEAEFRDRLRELPPSAKLVAKVLESDAPLSQGQLAEESLLPDRTVRYALNRLEESDLIGSRYSFKDARKQVYFLNT is encoded by the coding sequence ATGAGCACCACTACTGCAGAGCCAGATACTGAAGACTTGCTCTCGGAAGCCGAGTTCCGGGACCGTCTCCGCGAACTACCCCCGAGCGCAAAGCTCGTCGCAAAAGTCCTCGAGAGCGATGCGCCGCTCTCGCAGGGTCAACTCGCGGAAGAGTCGCTACTGCCGGACCGCACCGTCCGCTACGCGCTCAACCGTCTCGAAGAGTCCGACCTCATCGGCTCGCGTTACTCCTTCAAGGACGCGCGCAAGCAGGTCTACTTCCTCAACACGTGA
- a CDS encoding class I SAM-dependent methyltransferase, whose translation MKGKEWYQADEVAQEYDSKRFSKGGRLIDRREKEAVLAALGPVEDKNILEIACGTGRFTVMLAQEGASVVGLDISRAMMVQGREKARAAGVADRIEFLRGDAARLPFPDNHFDAVFAMRFFHLADTPAKFLAEMARVSKEQVFFDTFNDKSLRVAYNWLLPMGSRLYSNDGVGRLLNDAGLELADAKHDFVIPFGFYRKVPNGIAQPFRSLDLTVGETSFGDDLASVSYWNARVTADADDSSRAATRASDAE comes from the coding sequence GTGAAAGGAAAGGAGTGGTACCAGGCCGACGAGGTCGCCCAGGAGTACGACTCGAAGCGGTTCTCCAAGGGCGGTCGGCTCATCGACCGGCGAGAAAAAGAGGCAGTCCTCGCGGCTCTCGGTCCCGTCGAGGACAAGAATATCCTCGAAATCGCCTGTGGAACTGGTCGATTCACCGTGATGCTCGCTCAAGAGGGGGCGAGCGTCGTCGGACTGGATATTTCGCGGGCGATGATGGTACAGGGGCGGGAGAAGGCCCGCGCAGCAGGCGTTGCCGACCGTATCGAGTTCCTTCGCGGCGACGCGGCGCGGCTTCCCTTCCCCGACAATCACTTCGACGCGGTGTTCGCCATGCGCTTTTTCCACCTCGCGGACACCCCGGCGAAGTTCTTAGCCGAAATGGCGCGTGTCTCGAAAGAACAGGTGTTTTTCGACACGTTCAACGACAAGAGCCTCCGGGTCGCCTACAACTGGCTGCTCCCGATGGGCTCTCGTCTCTATTCGAACGACGGTGTCGGTCGTCTCCTCAACGACGCGGGACTCGAACTCGCGGATGCGAAACACGACTTCGTCATCCCGTTCGGATTCTACCGGAAGGTTCCGAACGGCATCGCACAACCCTTCCGCTCGCTCGACCTCACGGTCGGCGAGACGTCGTTCGGTGACGACCTCGCTTCAGTGTCGTACTGGAATGCGCGCGTCACCGCCGATGCAGACGATTCATCCCGCGCGGCGACTCGAGCGAGCGACGCCGAGTGA
- a CDS encoding glycosyltransferase family 2 protein, with protein MDLSVVLPTLNGRDQLAASLDALAEHAPDAEIVVVNGPSADGTTGMVRERDDVDVLIELSDRNLNVARNAGIEVATGDVVALLRYDLSVEPPWLSALEDGIESADVVTGPMHQTLRNGMTTESLEENTIVGREVTYFNGGNVAFRREVLDSLDGFDEYLETGGARDAAHRLAGFGRSVAWAPEMCVRREFEADGGISEHDWGWKYRALTYRLVKNYGIRPGTVKRTAKHAISDGIDAALGVVKGDVTPSGWAGTGRDVGIGIATGASDGMVARARDRSRTRNPHGCSKRADRAVARYDWR; from the coding sequence ATGGACCTCTCGGTCGTGCTCCCGACTCTCAACGGTCGGGACCAGCTCGCCGCTAGCCTTGATGCGCTAGCAGAGCACGCCCCCGACGCCGAAATCGTCGTCGTCAACGGTCCGTCGGCCGACGGCACAACCGGGATGGTACGAGAACGCGACGATGTCGACGTTCTCATCGAACTCTCCGACCGAAACCTCAACGTCGCTCGAAACGCCGGTATCGAAGTTGCAACCGGCGACGTGGTGGCCCTTCTCAGATACGACCTCTCGGTCGAGCCACCGTGGCTGTCGGCGCTCGAAGACGGAATCGAGTCGGCGGATGTCGTCACAGGGCCGATGCACCAGACGCTCCGAAACGGGATGACGACCGAATCGCTCGAAGAGAACACGATTGTCGGTCGCGAAGTCACCTACTTCAACGGTGGTAACGTTGCCTTCCGCCGTGAGGTGCTCGACTCACTCGACGGATTTGACGAGTACCTCGAAACAGGCGGTGCCCGCGACGCGGCGCATCGACTCGCCGGCTTCGGCCGAAGCGTGGCTTGGGCACCGGAGATGTGTGTCCGACGCGAGTTCGAAGCCGATGGTGGCATCTCGGAGCACGACTGGGGCTGGAAGTATCGAGCCTTGACCTATCGACTCGTGAAAAACTACGGTATCAGGCCGGGGACGGTCAAACGGACGGCGAAACACGCTATTTCTGATGGAATTGATGCTGCACTCGGCGTCGTCAAAGGCGACGTGACGCCCTCTGGCTGGGCTGGAACCGGCCGCGACGTTGGTATCGGTATTGCAACGGGTGCCTCCGACGGAATGGTCGCCCGTGCTCGTGACCGGTCGCGGACGCGAAACCCGCACGGCTGTTCCAAGCGGGCAGACCGCGCAGTTGCCCGGTACGACTGGCGCTAG
- a CDS encoding amidohydrolase family protein, giving the protein MLELEHGFRVVDVNARLDPDEQSVATRGRDITPERLERELHQAGVVRAVVSPGAQPVEQSYLRPNNAVARMSVDRPFLAFARINGPRDPSGRASARLRNLTTSRGEHHADPDDIEQYAYDDRFHGFRLAPSVDGLPDEETLEMLEDVGLPVFVHCGQVFEPSAVAEALLGRFPVILSSFGGFPLDQSLMHEAIDLLDGHDDLYLDTSFVRYRSVLERALLEHPDRVLFGSGAPETHPNVGVMEILTLDVSEDALAKAFSKNATRVISALAPGEL; this is encoded by the coding sequence ATGCTGGAGTTGGAACACGGATTCAGGGTTGTCGACGTAAACGCTCGCCTCGACCCCGACGAGCAATCGGTCGCGACGCGCGGGAGAGACATCACCCCGGAGCGATTGGAGCGCGAACTACATCAGGCAGGTGTCGTTCGTGCCGTTGTCTCACCGGGCGCACAGCCGGTCGAACAGAGCTACTTACGGCCGAACAACGCGGTTGCACGGATGAGCGTCGACCGCCCGTTTCTCGCATTCGCACGCATCAACGGGCCACGGGACCCGAGCGGGCGTGCGTCCGCTCGACTTCGGAACCTGACAACATCGCGAGGGGAGCACCACGCCGACCCGGATGATATCGAACAGTACGCCTACGACGACCGCTTCCACGGGTTCCGTCTCGCACCGTCGGTCGACGGTCTCCCCGACGAAGAGACGCTCGAAATGTTGGAGGATGTCGGCCTTCCCGTGTTCGTCCACTGCGGCCAAGTGTTCGAACCGAGCGCCGTCGCCGAGGCACTCCTTGGTCGGTTCCCGGTCATTCTCTCGAGTTTCGGTGGCTTCCCGCTCGACCAGAGCCTGATGCACGAAGCCATCGACCTGCTCGACGGCCACGACGACCTCTATCTCGACACGAGTTTCGTCCGCTACCGGAGCGTCCTCGAACGGGCGCTTCTCGAACATCCCGACCGCGTCCTATTCGGCAGCGGTGCGCCGGAAACGCACCCGAACGTGGGTGTCATGGAGATTCTGACGCTCGACGTATCGGAAGATGCGCTGGCGAAGGCGTTCTCGAAGAACGCAACCCGCGTTATCTCGGCACTCGCGCCGGGAGAACTGTAG
- a CDS encoding helix-turn-helix domain-containing protein — protein MCLIVEVVTPLSELPLGRLVEQHDFELELEPSIPTSADTSPFIWVRGPDARTFGTAADSAPDIDSLRLVETVPDGALYSVEWNFDRNPVFASLAERPIVLLECLSATDSWWLRFRIPSHGMLTALRRDWTERGLETEVDRITPLAADEEPASDGLTSHQLEALLLALERGYFDEHRRTSLDELGDELDISRQAVAARLRRAYRTLAERIRNESSYDERIT, from the coding sequence GTGTGCCTCATCGTAGAGGTCGTCACCCCGCTGTCTGAACTCCCTCTTGGTCGGCTGGTCGAACAGCACGACTTCGAACTCGAACTGGAGCCGTCGATACCCACGTCTGCGGACACGTCTCCGTTCATCTGGGTTCGAGGCCCGGACGCCCGTACGTTCGGAACTGCGGCTGACTCCGCTCCAGATATCGACAGTCTCAGACTCGTCGAGACTGTCCCTGATGGCGCACTTTACAGCGTCGAGTGGAATTTCGACCGGAATCCGGTCTTTGCCAGCTTGGCGGAACGACCCATCGTGCTCCTCGAATGTCTGTCAGCCACGGACTCGTGGTGGCTCCGATTTCGCATTCCTTCTCACGGTATGTTGACCGCCCTTCGGCGCGACTGGACCGAACGCGGTCTCGAAACTGAGGTCGACCGAATCACGCCGCTCGCGGCCGATGAGGAACCTGCGAGTGACGGACTGACCAGTCACCAACTGGAAGCACTGCTTCTCGCACTCGAACGAGGGTACTTCGACGAACATCGACGAACGTCACTGGACGAACTCGGTGACGAACTCGATATCTCACGGCAGGCGGTAGCGGCCCGGTTACGCAGGGCCTACCGGACGCTCGCAGAGCGAATTCGTAACGAGTCGTCCTACGATGAACGGATTACATAA
- a CDS encoding HalOD1 output domain-containing protein — protein MDDPLDNGAGSVVTTSVNRYEEVAVAVTSAIATATEHSPLDLPPLAEVGVDPEALDLLFGSSADPSRNLTFHYAGYLVSLFGDGTLTVDHVDE, from the coding sequence ATGGACGACCCGCTCGACAACGGTGCTGGGTCCGTGGTAACCACCTCTGTCAACCGATACGAAGAGGTCGCTGTCGCGGTCACCTCGGCTATTGCGACAGCCACTGAACACAGTCCGCTCGACCTCCCACCGCTGGCAGAAGTTGGCGTGGACCCAGAGGCACTCGACTTACTTTTCGGCTCTTCCGCCGACCCGTCTCGTAATCTCACATTTCACTACGCTGGCTATCTCGTCTCGTTGTTCGGTGACGGCACACTCACCGTTGACCACGTAGACGAGTAG
- the thsA gene encoding thermosome subunit alpha → MQQPMYILAEGTERTHGRSAQDSNIRAGKAVAEAVRTTLGPRGMDKMLVDSSGEVVITNDGATILEEMDIEHPAAQMIVEVAETQEEEVGDGTTTAAVLTGELLAHAENLLDDDLHPTVIVEGYTEAAHIAQTAIDDMVLEADLDDDLLRKVAESSMTGKGTGDVTADVLAKHVVKAVQMAHEDGDGTFHHEDVRVLTRTGASSSATELVEGVVLDKEPINENMPRSVEDATVAVLDMKLDVREGEADTEYSINSVDQLTAAIDAEDEELRGYAEALTDAGVDVVFCTKSINDRVAGFLADAGILAFKSVKNSDARALARATGAKRLGSLTDIEDSDLGHVDAVNIRAFGDDELAFVEGGAAAKSVTLFLRGGTEHVINELERAIEDAVDVVAAAIDKGGVVPGAGATEIAIADRIRSEAAGIEGRKQLAVEAYADSVEALPRTLAENTGMDPIDALVDLRSHYEKEGIAGIISTGRSGKIGDPVEHGVIDPAAVKREAIESATEAATMIVRIDDVIAAE, encoded by the coding sequence ATGCAGCAACCGATGTACATCCTCGCAGAGGGAACAGAGCGAACCCACGGACGGTCCGCACAGGACTCCAACATCCGTGCCGGGAAGGCTGTCGCTGAAGCCGTACGGACCACACTTGGTCCGCGCGGAATGGATAAGATGCTCGTCGACTCCTCGGGAGAGGTCGTCATCACGAACGACGGTGCGACCATCCTCGAAGAGATGGACATCGAGCATCCCGCCGCGCAGATGATTGTCGAAGTCGCCGAGACGCAAGAAGAGGAAGTCGGTGACGGGACAACCACCGCAGCCGTTCTGACTGGTGAACTCCTCGCCCACGCCGAAAACCTCCTCGACGACGACCTCCACCCAACCGTCATCGTCGAAGGGTACACCGAGGCCGCTCACATTGCGCAGACCGCAATCGACGACATGGTCCTCGAAGCGGACCTCGACGACGACCTCCTTCGGAAGGTCGCCGAATCCTCCATGACCGGCAAAGGGACCGGTGACGTGACTGCCGACGTGCTCGCGAAACACGTCGTCAAGGCGGTCCAGATGGCCCACGAGGACGGAGACGGCACGTTCCACCACGAGGACGTTCGCGTCCTCACCCGCACGGGCGCATCGTCGTCCGCGACCGAACTCGTCGAAGGCGTCGTCCTCGACAAGGAACCCATCAACGAGAACATGCCCCGGTCGGTCGAAGACGCGACTGTCGCCGTCCTCGACATGAAACTCGACGTCCGCGAAGGCGAGGCCGACACCGAGTACAGCATCAACTCTGTCGACCAGCTAACCGCGGCTATCGACGCCGAGGACGAGGAACTCCGCGGCTACGCGGAGGCGCTCACGGACGCCGGTGTCGATGTCGTGTTCTGTACGAAGTCTATCAACGACCGCGTCGCGGGCTTCCTCGCCGACGCAGGAATTCTCGCATTCAAGAGCGTGAAGAACTCCGACGCTCGCGCACTCGCCCGCGCAACCGGTGCAAAGCGTCTCGGCTCGCTCACCGACATCGAGGACTCGGACCTCGGCCACGTCGACGCCGTCAACATCCGCGCGTTCGGCGACGACGAACTCGCCTTCGTCGAGGGCGGGGCGGCGGCCAAGTCCGTGACGCTGTTCCTCCGTGGCGGCACCGAACACGTCATCAACGAACTCGAACGAGCCATCGAGGACGCCGTCGATGTCGTCGCCGCTGCGATTGACAAGGGCGGCGTCGTCCCCGGTGCTGGCGCGACCGAAATCGCCATCGCCGACCGTATTCGCTCCGAAGCAGCCGGTATCGAAGGTCGCAAGCAACTCGCCGTCGAGGCGTACGCCGACTCGGTCGAAGCCCTCCCGCGCACGCTCGCCGAAAACACCGGGATGGACCCCATCGACGCGCTCGTCGACCTGCGCTCTCACTACGAAAAGGAGGGTATCGCCGGTATCATCTCGACCGGCCGCTCGGGTAAAATCGGCGACCCCGTCGAACACGGCGTCATCGACCCCGCGGCCGTCAAGCGCGAGGCCATCGAATCTGCGACCGAGGCAGCGACGATGATTGTCCGCATCGACGACGTTATCGCCGCCGAGTAA
- a CDS encoding trimeric intracellular cation channel family protein gives MVAADIDPFAVMNVVGLLAFAVAGALKAADAGLDVFGVSVLGIVTALGGGTTRDILVDKLPASLAAMWDMSVAVVGVGLAIVLIRSMGGRVRDHPAFLTSDAIGLSAFAATGALVGVDAGVTPFGIVILATITAVGGGSIADILIGRVPVVLRDDFYATPAVVGGLAFLVARGLGAPTGIPSGLCAALVFTVRMLALKYEWRLPQV, from the coding sequence ATGGTCGCAGCAGACATCGACCCCTTTGCGGTCATGAACGTCGTGGGGTTACTCGCGTTTGCCGTCGCCGGGGCGCTCAAAGCCGCAGACGCCGGTCTCGACGTATTCGGCGTGTCGGTCCTCGGTATCGTCACGGCGCTCGGCGGCGGGACGACCCGCGATATCCTCGTCGACAAACTACCCGCCTCGCTCGCGGCGATGTGGGACATGAGCGTCGCGGTCGTCGGCGTCGGACTCGCCATCGTCCTCATTCGCTCGATGGGCGGCCGCGTTCGCGACCACCCGGCGTTCTTAACATCGGACGCAATCGGCCTCTCGGCGTTCGCGGCGACCGGCGCGCTCGTCGGCGTCGACGCCGGTGTCACACCGTTCGGTATCGTCATCCTCGCGACCATCACGGCCGTCGGCGGCGGCTCTATCGCCGATATTCTCATCGGTCGCGTTCCGGTCGTCCTCCGCGACGACTTTTATGCGACACCCGCGGTCGTCGGCGGCCTCGCGTTCCTCGTCGCCCGCGGGCTCGGCGCGCCGACCGGAATTCCCTCTGGGTTGTGCGCCGCGCTCGTGTTCACGGTTCGAATGCTCGCGCTCAAATACGAGTGGCGACTGCCGCAGGTGTGA
- a CDS encoding SAM hydrolase/SAM-dependent halogenase family protein, which translates to MITLASDFGMAYPAAMKGVILSRTDARLVDVAHDLPRQDVRAAAFWLRETLPYFPPAVHLVVVDPGVGTDRRAIALRVGEHVLVGPDNGVLRPPARRIIEKSDEDARIEAYEIRVSDPDSTTFHGRDVFAPAAADAHKTGASNLDSIDRFAPVATDSLTDLRFPTPDVARDGTEATGEVLVVDDFGNCITNVPGDFVRGSERIAVDGESVPIGHTFEAVPRGDRLVTVGSHGNVECDVNHGRGDEAFGLAPGDTVRLQFD; encoded by the coding sequence ATGATTACGCTCGCGTCCGACTTCGGGATGGCGTACCCTGCGGCGATGAAGGGCGTCATCCTCTCACGGACTGACGCCCGCCTCGTCGACGTGGCTCATGACCTCCCCCGGCAGGACGTTCGCGCCGCGGCATTCTGGCTCCGCGAGACGCTTCCGTACTTCCCACCCGCGGTCCACCTCGTCGTCGTCGACCCCGGCGTCGGCACCGACCGGCGAGCCATCGCACTCCGGGTCGGCGAGCACGTCCTCGTCGGCCCCGACAACGGTGTGCTTCGACCACCAGCGCGTCGTATTATCGAGAAATCAGACGAGGATGCACGTATCGAAGCCTACGAGATTCGAGTCTCTGACCCCGATTCGACGACGTTCCACGGACGAGACGTGTTTGCCCCCGCAGCGGCGGACGCACACAAGACGGGTGCTTCGAATCTCGATTCTATCGACCGGTTTGCGCCAGTCGCTACCGACTCGCTCACCGACCTTCGATTCCCCACGCCCGACGTCGCGAGGGACGGAACCGAAGCGACTGGCGAAGTGCTCGTCGTCGACGACTTCGGCAACTGCATCACGAACGTCCCCGGCGATTTCGTCCGCGGCAGCGAACGTATCGCGGTCGACGGCGAGTCCGTCCCTATCGGTCACACCTTCGAGGCCGTCCCGCGCGGTGACAGACTCGTCACCGTCGGGAGTCACGGCAACGTCGAGTGCGACGTGAACCACGGCCGCGGCGACGAGGCGTTTGGTCTCGCGCCCGGAGACACCGTCAGACTCCAATTCGACTGA
- a CDS encoding nicotinamide-nucleotide adenylyltransferase — protein sequence MRGFYIGRFQPYHNGHHQMVEEIASEVDELVLGIGSAGDSHSPRNPFTAGERIMMVDKAVSNFDITTYAVPIEDLDRNSVWVSHVQSMSPTFDVAYSNNPLVIQLFKEAGVEVRQSPMFNREVFEGTEVRQRMIEDRDWESLVPDEVSDVVREIGGIERLQRVAASDRSECVADNDDDANPC from the coding sequence ATGCGGGGGTTCTATATCGGCCGTTTCCAGCCCTATCACAACGGTCACCACCAGATGGTCGAAGAGATTGCCTCCGAGGTCGACGAACTCGTCCTCGGTATCGGGTCCGCCGGCGACTCGCACTCGCCACGAAATCCATTCACTGCGGGCGAACGAATCATGATGGTCGACAAGGCCGTCTCGAATTTCGATATCACGACCTACGCGGTCCCTATCGAAGACCTCGACCGGAACTCGGTGTGGGTCAGCCACGTACAGTCGATGTCGCCGACGTTCGACGTGGCGTATTCGAACAACCCGCTCGTCATCCAACTGTTCAAAGAGGCGGGCGTCGAGGTTCGGCAGTCGCCGATGTTCAATCGCGAGGTATTCGAAGGAACCGAGGTCCGCCAGCGCATGATCGAAGACCGCGACTGGGAGTCGCTCGTCCCCGACGAAGTATCCGACGTGGTTCGGGAAATCGGCGGTATCGAGCGCCTCCAGCGCGTCGCCGCCTCGGACCGGTCGGAGTGCGTGGCAGACAACGACGACGACGCGAACCCCTGTTGA